A DNA window from Halichondria panicea chromosome 16, odHalPani1.1, whole genome shotgun sequence contains the following coding sequences:
- the LOC135349842 gene encoding uncharacterized protein LOC135349842 isoform X2, which produces MNHLKRAKRYVAKKIKRIRRAITRRPRRKQQRSIQDCQQLGRSSTQSCKGGKVSREIILPHEKKMSYNITKDQVCSRQPTASVPIRMKGAQTVFFNGHLYLGGGHTGSTTNDSIVLRYHPQSTTWEQLPLSPMKWFGMAVFNQQLVLVGGKEIGCKDYKATNKIATWDEHNCCWKLVLPPMTFVRLSPVVYGYKNYLIVAGGEKGSLDYSFEVLDPASKRWMVGPSLPATCSPHTSAIAGRTWYLLQTETDCILSADVQRIIHQTLGLQDYLPESLSQATAKSEMDQSKDCIKEKDPLWKMTIRPHGHLVGMTSLNGDLFLSVKGHGNSKIYIRNAEATHWSSVVSSQNNGVSLLEIVAASL; this is translated from the exons ATGAATCACCTCAAGAGAGCCAAAAGATACGTTGCAAAGAAAATCAAACGCATAAGACGAGCAATAACACGCAGACCAAGGAGAAAGCAACAAAGAAGCATACAAGACTGTCAACAGCTAGGGAGGAGTTCAACTCAGTCATGCAAGGGAGGCAAAGTATCCAGGGAGATTATCTTACCCCACGAGAAAAAGATGAGCTACAATATCACTAAGGATCAG GTCTGCTCCCGGCAACCTACAGCTTCTGTTCCTATAAGAATGAAAGGTGCACAAACTGTTTTCTTCAACGGCCACTTATACCTCGGTGGAGGTCACACTGGCAGCACGACAAACGACTCCATTGTTCTCAGATACCACCCACAGTCGACCACATGGGAGCAACTGCCTCTCAGTCCAATGAAATGGTTCGGAATGGCAGTATTCAATCAACAGCTCGTGCTGGTTGGTGGGAAAGAAATTGGATGCAAGGACTACAAAGCAACCAATAAGATTGCAACTTGGGACGAACACAACTGCTGTTGGAAGCTTGTACTGCCTCCCATGACGTTTGTTCGACTGTCTCCAGTTGTCTATGGCTACAAGAACTATCTAATAGTTGCTGGGGGAGAGAAGGGATCACTTGACTACAGTTTTGAGGTACTGGATCCAGCCTCTAAGAGATGGATGGTCGGGCCATCACTGCCTGCAACGTGTTCCCCACACACTTCAGCCATTGCTGGGAGGACTTGGTACCTCCTCCAAACAGAAACTGACTGCATCTTGAGTGCTGACGTGCAGAGAATCATTCACCAAACTCTTGGACTGCAAGACTATCTCCCCGAATCTCTTAGCCAAGCAACGGCAAAGAGCGAGATGGATCAAAGTAAAGATTGCATCAAAGAAAAGGATCCACTTTGGAAGATGACAATTAGACCCCATGGACATCTCGTCGGAATGACGTCACTCAACGGAGATTTGTTCCTGAGCGTCAAAGGACATGGTAACTCGAAGATCTACATTCGCAATGCGGAGGCAACTCACTGGTCTAGCGTAGTGTCCTCGCAAAACAATGGAGTCTCACTGCTCGAGATCGTAGCTGCATCATTATGA